From the Malassezia vespertilionis chromosome 5, complete sequence genome, the window AGGAGGTCGATGCGGCAAAAATTAAGTGCACGTGCAAAATGGTGGGCGCTCCGGCTTGCCCATGCCGATGGAAAGTACGCCGCTGGTGCAGCGAAGAGgagatgcgcgcacgcggaATTTGCACGCCGTATCCCCGGAATATGTGATTAGTGTGTTTGAGCCGATAGAGGGCCATGGGGGAAGCTCTGAGACCGATGAGATCGATGCTGTGGACGATGTTTCATTTTACGACATGGTGGACAATGTGCGTGCGACGATTGCCGACGGTGTGCAGCCGCGCATGATCTCCCTGGGCTCTAGCGGCTCCTATGTTGTGTGGACTCGCGAAGAGAGTGGGATGCAAATCGCAGGCGTGTTCAAGCCCATGGACGAAGAGCCGTACGGAAACTTGAACCCCAAGCGCATCTTTTTACGCAAGTACCTGTGGTGGGCAATGGGCCGGCCGTGTTTGATTCCGAATTTTTCGTACTTGTCCGAGGTGGGTGCCTCCTACTTGAATGACCGGCTCGGCCTAACGCTGGTGCCCACGACAAGGCTCGTTGGGTTCTCGAGCCCATCGTTCCATTATCTGTACAGCGATAAAAAACGCTGGGAACGCAATCACATACCCTTGCCCGTCAAGATTGGTTctctgcagcgcttttTGGATGGATACGTGAATGCAAGCGAGTTTTTGCAAAAACACTCGCTCCCGGGCCGCCCCCGCGATTTGCTTGTGGACGATTTGGAAGCGGAAAACCGCGCACACCGACTGAGTCGGCGTAAGGAacgcgcgcgtttgcgcatGTGTTTCATTGGTCTCAAGCGCCTTTTGCTGTGCCGGTATGGCAGGGGTCCGTATGGGAGTTCGCACGTTGCGGATCAAGGTTCGGCGGTACACACAGACGCACACACGGCGTATCCTACGACGAAGCCCATGTCCAGATCACAGACCACAGAAACGTTTGTGTGGaccgagcgccgctggaacGATTTCCGCCACGAGCTTGAGAAGCTGGTCATTCTCGACTTTCTCATGCGGAACACCGATCGTGGCTTGGACAACTTTATGATTTACGTCAACGAGCATCCACGCCCCGGCGAGAGTTCTATCACAATCGGTGCCATTGATAACTCGCTCGCATTTCCGCACCGGCACCCACATGGCCTGCGCGACTATCCGTACGGGTGGCTGTTTCTCCCGACCAGTATTATTGGCCTCCCATTTTCTGACGAGACGCGGCGCCTCTTTCTTCCGAAGCTGTGCAGCCCAGCGTGGTGGCAAAAGACCACCGAAggacttgcgcgcattttctcCCAAGACGCGCATTTCCACCTCCGCACGTTTGAGCGTCAGATGGAAGTGATGCGGGGCCAAGGTCATACCATTGTCCAGTGCTTGCAGAACAAAGAAGATGGGCCCATGCAGCTGTGTGCGTATCCCAAGCGCCTGGTCCGCCAATCGGTGCATATGTTGACACCCTCTGAGCTTCGACTGCacagcgctgcagagcttgcgccggcaagctcggcgcatACGGTTGATGCGACACAGGGCTTGGAAGCGATGGATATGAAACATGGCGCATCGATGGACAGCGACCTGTCGCAAGAAATGCATGCACCACACTCTCTTTCTACCGAGCATCTCGGGAGGAGCCCCGAGTCAGAACCACGCGCAATTGACGTTGTGGAGCGGATCAGCGCGCTGGCTGATCGCGTGGCAAAGAGCGCATTGGAAGATACACAGAAGCGTCGCATACAACCGCAGCGCGAAAGGCCTTTGACAGGCTACGGTGCAGTGCATATCGCATCACAGTCCATGCACACGCCAAACCATCCGTCATCCGTCCCTCAGGGGTCAATGCCCGTCTTGGTGGAGCATTTGGTCCCCGACACGCACAGTACATGGTCCACATGATACCATTCCATCTACCGTACTCTATGTGGATGTTTCCTGTAATGCAATCGCCTCGCGAAGCCGATCTCCTGGATCGTACTGCGCTTCTTGCATTTCCGCCAGGAGGCCGCGCCAGCGGTCATCCTCGCGCTGAATACAAGTCCACACCATGCTAGCGTAGGTACGGCGCGAAGGGATATGGCCCCGTTGCTTTACTTCTTCGAGCAGGGCAAATGCACGTTCATAGTCCGGTTGTGTCAAATACAAACGCGCCATGCGTTCGTACGTCGACGGAGAAGGTTCCAGTTGGCGGGTGTGCAAGCTCGTCCAAACATGTTCGCCAGTACGCACATCGTGCGCAGGAATACAGCAAAGAAGGAGAGCGTTGTGTGTATCTACATCGGGCGTGGCTCGTTCCGTACATACCAAAGCATCCCATATTCTTAGTGCGACGGGCAACGCCGCCAGTTCCGCCGCGGCGTAAAGAATGGCGTTGAGAGCCGCAACAGGAATCGTGTCGTGCGCTAAAAGCGCCTGCTCCGCTTTGagcagcgcctgctcgtCTGCTGCCGAATGTGTCGTAAGTTTCGCAGCGGCTTTGGTGCCCACGCTCACGCCTTGTCGCTGCATACGGCCCAGCACGGAAACAGCGTCTGCGAATGCATGTGTGCGACAAAATGCGTCCAGCACAGGCACAAAATGCCACTCCTTGACGCGCGTACCTGGAAAAAGGCGCGGAATGGCGTCGAGAACGCTGTTCGCGAATTTGCCTTgtcctgcacgcgccgcagtgaGAAGGATGTAGAGCACAAGACCTTCGTCGGGAATGATATCGGCGCGCATACAGCGCGACCATGCATCGGGAAGCGCCGGCGCATAGTCGAGCTCTGCCGCAATGCGCAATACCTCCATCCAAAGTGACTTGGGAGGGGATATAGGACTGGCTTCGAAGCGAAGCGCGAGATCGTAGGCAAGCGCGGGCTGCTGCGTTTCGTACATACATTGCAAAACGTGCTTTTGTGCTTCGTGCTCCAAACTCATTCCTGCATGGAATGCCGTAGAGACGAGAAGGAGTGCATACTCACTGTTTTTTGTCGCCGCACAGTACTGCAGCAAACGGGTATAGGTGGTTGGGGTAAAGGATGCCTGAGCGGCAGGCGATAGGATTGTGTGAGTCGGCGTGGAAAATTCATGCGCCATCTTTTTTACGATGGCGAGCATCTCCGGCACGTTTCCCGCGACAGCAGCGGCCTGCAGTGCCCAATTATAGGCCGAAAGACCTACCTTTTCGCCGCACATTGCTATATCGTCCAAGACGGCCAACGATTCGGGAAGCATTCCTTGCGATGCAAATACGCGTAGCAATGCATCATGGACTGCATCTCGGACGCGCTTTGTTAATGCTTGCTCGACGTTGGGCGCTTGCAAACATTGTTTCAGCCGCACGcagtcgcgcagcgtcccaAAAGCATTGCTTTGCTTTGAATGTGCACCGAGCCGCTGTAATAATTCCTCGATATCTGTGTGCGGTGCAGCCGCCGTGCTATAGTGCCGCCAAGAAACACTCGCTCGGACCAGCACGGGCGTCCATCgaagcatgcgcggcgtgaAGCTACAAGAGGGCACTAGGTATAATTAGAATGTAAGAAAGTCGGTCTTCTTCCACGTGGGACGCTGCGACTAGCGTGTCAATAAAAGAAGCCGGATATAGAGGCTGAAGGCGGCAAGCAGTTCTCTGCCAGAGGTTCCTGTGGACTAAGCAATAGCGCAACCATCGTTGTATCGCTATAGCTTATTCAACTCGCTTTGAATGAAGCAATGGCATAATTGTCCACGGCGCATCTGATCGCGCGCCATTCTCTCCGCCGTATGGGAACGATAAATCTGTCCCTGTCGCTGCACGAAAACATGGTTCACAGCAGAGTGTCACCATTTGTGCAGTTCCGTCCAAACGCGTGCGCTCTCCATGCACAATCTGTACCGCATCGCCGCCCAGCACCGCGACTGCCGCCTCGCGCATCCCTCCACATATTTCGCATGGAAGTGCGCCTTTCTCGTTGCGAACAACGAGCTTTTTGGGCGAAAAGTACTGTCGCGCAAGCGGGGTTTGTgcccagcgctgcaaataGGTCGTGTACGAAAAAATCGGCTCCTTTGGCTGCATGCGGCGAACCCAATCCATCGTGAATATGTGCTCACAATCGCCCATGTGCAGCATCCAATGCGGCTGGCCGAATACGATATGCGGCAAGTCGCGAATGCGGACATTGCTCAGCGTGTTGCCATACACGACAGGGTACGGAAATAAATGCACACCCGCGTCTTGCTTGTCGAGCAAAGCACGCACGTATGACCCATGGAGCGCCGGGTCCAGTTTGCCGTACAGGAAGCCGTCCAAGAGCATACACGTATCTGTTTGCAACATCGCGCCCGTATACAATGGATACTGGATTGTTGCGCCTATGCTGGAAATTTCGTGCGCACCGGTCCAGTGGCCTTGAATCTGTATTGGCGCATCCCCTTGCTTAATCGCTTCCACGTCCCCTTCCCAGCCAACGCGCTCGGGAATCTCCCTGTTGCGACACACGATTGCATTTGCCAACGCTTCCAGTGTTTGGTCCGTCGAGCACTCGATTTTTTGCGAGAGCACCAGCCCGTCATCAATATCGTCGGTCAAAGGCTGTCCTAGTGTATCGGGCATAACACTAGAAAGACCGCGCGTCTTGCGTGTCAGGGCTACATGCCGCCGAGAATAAACGGAAATCTGTACCACCATTTCACGCACGTCATTATTTGGTATCGGGTACGTCGCAATAGGCACCTGGTATTAAGCGTGTTTCCTATACGTACGTTCTCAAGTGCATTTTGATCCTGGATAGGTACGGCCTGAGCATACAGAGGTAGTTGGTCATAGCTGCAAGGTTAGACGAGGTGCGTACGTACGTATCAAAATGAAACGCAGGCGGCACACTTGTATCCAACGCCCCTGGAGAAACGTTTCGTGTATGCAAATTTGACCTGCGCCTTTCCCACGCTGCATCGATGTCGGAGTGGTCATTGGGGCACATTCGTGCGGCCATGTCGGTTTGCCTTTTTTTGaccattgcgcagcgcgcttgtgcctgTCGCATGGCGTCCGCACTCAGCACGCCGGGATATACAGGGTATCGAGGTATACTATCAAGCTCTCGCGCAAGCTCTTCATAGGTAGTAGGtggcgctggcggtgcTAAATCGAGATGTACCATTTCTGCCTAGCGTCGCCGTGCATCGTCACAGGAAAAGCGAACACCTCCACATGAAATGCAGATGGCGCCTTGCCTTCCCAGGGGTCGTTTGCAGTGCCGCCTAACAAGACGCGATGCACACCCATTTACAGCAGCTTTTGGTCTACAGCAATACACACATGCGATACGGGGCTTTTATACGTAGACGCCAACAGCGTTAAACAGAGCGACAACACCGACACCGGCAAGTGCACTCGCAGCCAATGCGACAAGCGGCTCCATAACAGTCATTTTGGTACGCGGCAGCCTGCATTTAGCAAAGCGCAAAGCCAATACGTACGTCGTGTAATAAAATGTGAGCAGGAATGCAATTCCCAGACACCCAATCGCAATGTGCGGCATCATGCTCAGCGGCACTACCGGGGTCAATGGCAAGTATGTGAGAAACTCATTCTGTCGCGTCAGTCTCGTCATGCACGCACTTGGACGCGGTGGTAGTCCTCGAGTGAGTGAgccatggcggcgcagacaAACCGCACAGCGATCCACGGACAGCGGAACCAGCGTCGGCCGAGATGCAAGCAAGGATCTGGAACCAAATCACGCGAGTTGTCCGTAACGCTATCGCCTCGTGTTGaatgcaagcgcttgctgcgtTGGTCAATCGTGGctttcgccgcgcagagcgcgcggGAGAAGTTATAGTTGGTAAGGTTGGACCATTATTTGTCGCGATATACGTGGTGCTTGTCGGTACAGGTGCATACTTATTTTTTGTGGTGATTTTCCCGTCCATCCTGACGCTGCCAGAGCCCCTAGCGCGGCTGCTCAGCACAAGGTCCCCTGCGCATTTATTACTTGGTTTTACTGGAGCTACTTATTCAAGTATCATGCTggagccgcgcgccgctctgcTGTGTCTCCTTGTATCCGCCGGCAGTTTTTACATTATTACCATGATGATCTGGAGCTATTACATGGCGTGCAAAGTACCACCGGGAACCACTCTCGAGGGGCTTTCGGGTGTATATCACGAGCGACGATACGGGCCTGGGAGTGGATACTGGTGGCGAGAGAAGCGCGAACAGGTCGCACATGCAGCTTACCGTCATTCGGGCGTTTCCGACGAGTATGAATCAAACGATGCAGAGACGTCGCTTCCCCTGGTGCATCCGCACGATTTCACGCCTCACTATTCGATACacgagcgcatcaaggCGCGACTAAAAACGTCaccgccaccgccgcccgTCGGTATGGACCTCACTGTGCATTTCCGTTTCTGCAAGAAATGCAAGACAATCCCCTTGACAGAGGCGGTGCTGTGTCTTCCGCCGGAGCTGCGCCAATCGGAAAAGTACAATCGCCGCAGTCAGCTGCTGTGTGCTCAGCGTGATATTGCCGCAACGCCAGAGCTTGCATACAACGAAGCGCAGCTGTATCCCGACATCGCGCCGGAGCTGTTTAACGATGCGGACGATGAAGGCGAGAAAGAAGTGCGTGCGTGGCTGGGTAATGATGCGGACAATGCTGTGCTTGCCCCAAAGCcagagcgtgcgcaccaCTGCAACACGTGCAACGCATGTATTTTAAAGTACGACCATCACTGCCCGTGGATTAATCAGTGTGTGGGCTTGGGCAACGAACGCTACTTTATTCTTTTCATGCTGTGGTTTTCCGTTGGGGCCGGTTTCATGGGCATTGCCGGCTGGCctattgcgcgcgctgccgttTCCAGAAAAATAGCGTGGGATTTTGCGTACGCGCCTCGCCTAGTCTTTTTGCTAATATATGTAAAAGCAGCGGTGATGAGCGTTGTTGTCTTCATTCTCGCTTCTTGGCACGTTTGGCTGGTCGCCCATGGGCAGACCAGTGTGGAGAGCCAGGACAATGCGCAGTACCGCAAAAttgccaaggagcgcaacGAGACATTTGCCAATGTGTATGATTTGGGCAGGATCCGGAACTTGCAGCTTTTCTTTAATGTGGGTCCAGGCATGATGTACAAGTATTATACCCTTTTTCTGCCGATGCATGTACGCCCCTACTCGGACGGATGGCACTGGGCCAAGCACGCTGGTATGCACGGACGACATACTGGAATTAAGGTGGAGGAAGAGTTCACGGACGATGAAGATGCATAACGTCTTGTATTCATATCCTTATTGCCTTGGTCGTAAAATAAGCGAAATTGGTCTACAAAGAGCAAAATATACATCGGGTATACATGCATTGGTGTTACGCAATCTCCTTCTTCGTATCCGAAATGGGAACACCATTGACATGTTCGTACAATTCTTTATCGTTCACATACGCCAATTCTGGGTTTGGGCCATTGGCCGCAGCTTCAATGTCATTCATCTCACGACGAAGTAGCACTTCATTCGCACTCTTGGCGTGGGGATCATCATCACACACCTTGATCTCTCGGTCACTTTCGACACCAAACACGACGAGAATCAGCAGGTATCCTGCTACACATCCAAGCAGGATGGCACTTACTGTGGCAGTATCCGCAATCGTCTCGCCGGGGTGTTTTGGATCGGGAATGCGGATGTTGTTGCCGCCCGTCGTTTCAATGGTAGACGAGGCAGAGCTGGCCATGTTGCCCAGTTGGTATGCGACTCCCGGGAACGTCGCACGGAATGCCGCCGGGGAAATTTCGGTCAAGTACACGGGAATGACACCCCAAGCGCCTTGGACGCCGACTTGAACAAAGAATCCGCCTGCAGCGAGACCCCCAAAAGAGTCGGGCAGAATCCAAGCTGGGACCATTGCACCGCCAATAATAATAAAGATGATCATAGCAATTCGACGGCCCGTGTACTGGGATACGTAGCCGGCAATGAGCCCCCCTGTAATGGCACCACAGTTTGAAATGATGGTCGCCGTCGACGATTGGTCGGCAGTCAAAAGCTTAGCTTTCTGTAACATGGTAGGGTACAAATCCTGCGAGGAATGACTGAAAAAGTTGAAGCCGGTCATGAGCAAAACGGCGTAAATGCACATCATCCACTCCTTCTTGAGCATTTGACCCAATTCCTTTAAAAAGTGAAGCGCGGGGTTCTTTGCGACCGGCTGCAACTTTCGaagacgctgctgctcaaTGAATATGGGGCTTTCTGGAAGCAGTGCGCGTACAATTGCAGCGGCCAACGACAGGCCAGCACCGAGATAAAAGAGCACGCGCCAGTTGCCTTCTTCGCCCTGATACATGGTTTTGTTGGCCCAACCCAAATTCACACCGGCGGCAATCAAGTAGCCCATCGCATAGCCTTGCTGGAGTATGCCGGAAAAAAggcctcgcgcagcaggtTTCATATTTTCCAGCGCTGTCGCCGTTGCCATTCCCCAGATACCGCCCATGCCGATTCCGAAAATACAGCGTACGCCCAAGAATGAGCCGTACTGTTCACAATAGGCAGTGCCGATCGACAGTGCCGCAACAATAAGCAAATTTACAGAAAGGATCCAGCGGCGTCCCAGTCGGTCTGCCAAAATACCGAAAATCACGGCACCCAAAGGGCGGAAGAGGAGGGTTAGCATAATAGAGTAATTGACCTGTTTCACTTTATCATCGTATTCGGGTGTGCCGTCCCGAATAGTGGGAAAGAAGGTAGTCACCAGCTTTGTGACACTCATGGACACAGAGAAAAAATCGTATGCATCCATGATCCATGCAAAAAGCCCGCCCAAAAACCACAGCCATTCCATCAGACCAGGAATGCACAAGACTTTAAGAGGGTTCAAaggcgctcctgcgcggagcttgatgcgctcctctttcGTCGGGATGCGAAAAAGCCCATGCGTTGGATCTTTTTTAAAGACGCGATTCATACCCATAGCGTGGATACAGAGCAGAGCGCCCTGCGGCAGCGTATTATATACTAGTCCATCTCCGCATCCCCCAGCGAGAAACAATTTGGGACTGGGATTTGCGGCCATGACCTTAAATATTGGCGCGGCCAATCAGACAAGAGACCCCAAAGTTAAATTATGGGTGCCCAAATGTCATTTGTACAACCGACTTTGTGCAACCGGCTTCTGCTTGGGGAAGGTGTGTTATTAAAAGATAAGGCGCCTGGGGTGCATCTTCGGCGCAGTTCCTGTGCATGGCCGTTTCGACTGCACAAAACATTGGTGCTCCGCGTACGGTCCCAGGAAGCTCGTTTTAAAGCACACACCTCCATAACCCTCCACAATACccacgcgcctgcgcccgCCGCTGGGCCGAGACGTCATGGTGGGCCCTGCGTGGGATTATATATTAAAGTTTATCATCATCGGCGATACGTCGGTCGGAAAATCTTCTTTGCTTGTGCGTCTCACGGAAGATCGATTTCTTGTCGATTCCGATACGACGATCGGCATTGAATTTGGATCGCACATTGTCGAACTTGGTTCGGGAGAGCGTTTGAAGCTGCAGATTTGGGATACAGCTGGGAGCGAACAGTTTCGGAGTGTACGTACAGCGATGCCCCTCACACCAGATCACGCGATCTTATTACAAAGGCGCAGCTGGGTGTCTTATTGTTTTCGACGTGACAGAGCGCGCCACATTTGAGCACATCCCTGTTTGGCtgcgcgatgtgcgcgagcaagcACAAGAGAATGTATCGATTGCGCTTGTAGGCAATATGACCGATTGCGCCACAGATGAGCGCGCCGTATCGCTCGCCGAAGCGATGGGTTTTGCAAATGAGCAtgggtgcgtgcgcgccacTGCTGACTCCAGACTTTTGTACCGTGAGACCAGCGCTAAAACGGGCGAGgtgcgtgctgctgctaTCTAACCACAGAATGTACTGGAAGTATTTAGTGCCGTCTCTGAGcgcattcttgcgcacCACGGCGAGCAAGCAACACTAGCAACTACGTCCAACGCCATTGACCCCACGAGCCGACACGCGGCATCGTCATCGTGCTGCATTGTAGTGTAATATACCAACAAGTAACGCTATCTATGCCATTTACAAGTACATGCTGAGCTATGCCGGCGTCGCCTCTGTATGCCagtcgccgccgcttggccCGTTGCGCCAGTCGGGTGCGTTCAAATTTGCGCCAAGATCGGCGTGAAAACGCGAAGCGTCCGCCTCGAGTGCCGCGTTGCGGTCCTTCCAGCCCAAGCGGTAGAAATCgttgcgcgcttggcgctctAGCCGTTGCGCCCTGTTCTCGACAGCCAGCTGGTGATTCAGTTCCCGTGCGAGCGCTGGGCTCGGAAGACGCAAATGCATAAAGTTGCACAGACCGCCGCGATTGCATTCATTGGTTTCATTCTGGCGGCATCGCGCCTCGCGAAAATCGCTTACTGGCGACAACTCTGCAAAAAGAGGCCGCTCATTGAACCAGCGATTATTCAGGCGGTCCACCGCGCGTTGCGCATCCTCCTCTGTCTCGTAGCGTGCGTAAACATTGCCGATCAGGTGGTCGCCGACATTGTCGCATACGTGCATCTCGCACAACTCGCCATAAAGACACAGTTCTGCAAAAAAGTCGGTATAAAAGTCGTCAAACTGCTGTTGCAGCTCTTCATCCGAAAGCGGACATTGCGGATCGGTGTGGCGTGGGTTTTGGTACACGTTCGACAGAAGGATCGTGCGAGAAGAAATGGGGTGTATATGCTTCCTTGAGCACCGCTCGCCGTGGCGGCAAGCACCAATCTACAGTCAGTCGTTTCATatcgccgcacgcaccttTAGATAAAAAGAGCAATTATCCTTATCCTGCTCCGTGCCAAAGTTACTGCGGTGCGCCATGGTCGTACTACGCTGCggctgcacacgcacaaaAAGTACGCACGTGAATCACGTGATGCGActccttgtcgcgcgcgcccagaCACAATCTCAGCGCCTGGAGTGGCTTGGATGACAGTAAGCCACCGCAAGCCCCGGCCAGTGCAGCCGAACCAGGACCGGTCTACGGCAGAGCCTGGCGTGCGTTATCATTGTGatgtgtgcggcgccgatATTACGCTTACTGTGCGCATTCGATGCGCTGGTGGATGCAAAGATTTTGATCtgtgcggcacatgctTTTGCACCGGCGCGCAGGTCGGCAGCCACAAAGCGTACCACGACTACCGCGTGATTGAGCAGCATTCGCAGCCCATATTTTGTCGCGACTGGGGCGTCGATGAGGAGCTACTACTAATTGACGGCTGCCAACTGTATGGTGTGGGCAACTGGGCAGACGTTGCCGACCACATCGGCAACCGGACAAAAGAAGAGGTGGAACGCCATTTTATAAATGTATACATTGAAGGAAAGAACGGTCTTCCTTCTGGAGATcaacgcgccgccgatgctgtgctgcaatggcgcgctgcgcacccCCAAGAAAAGCAGCGGTGCGGTGAGGAGCGGCTGCCCGTCATGGGCCCTGATTTGACGTTTGCGTACGATATACCGATCGAGGatttccagcgcgagcgctgcgagcgaatcgagcgtttgcgcgaGATGCAGGCGGCGTTTGTCCCGCCGAAGCCGCCCGCCAAGCCGCTCGTTTCTGCGCCGACATCGCACAGCGAACTGGCAGGCTTCATGCCCGGGCGTCTGGAGTTTGAGCAAGAGTATGAGCAGGATGCAGAACATCTGGTCAAGGATATGGAGTTTGGCCGCGTGTACAGCTTCGGCGGCGATCAGATGCCCAATGAGTACGATGCGCTGGGCGCCCAAGGCGCCACACAAGGGCATGCAAGGATGGAAGCGAGTGGGCGCGGAGGCCCTGTGACCCAGCCGAGCCAAGAAGAGGTCGCAGAGACGCTGGCTGAAGCCCAGGAGCCACAAGCAGCGGACGCGGCGAACACAGGCGAGGCCGACGGCGAGGCCGGCGCGAAGAAATCAGGCGTCTTGTCCGAGCAGGAAGAAAAAGCAGCGGAGCAGACAGACGACCGCGCGCCCGACTGGGACGAAGATCCCATGGACCTGGAGCTCAAGCTTGCTGTCCTAGACATGTACGATGAAcagctcgagcggcgcgcgcagaaaaagcACTTTTTATTCGAGCGCAACTTGGTCGACTACCGCCGCAACAttggcgccgagcggcggcgccccaaggaagagcgcgatttgctcgcgcgcataAAGCACTTTGCGACCATGCAGACCGCAAATGACTTTGAGGATTTCTACCGCCACCTGTGCTACGAGGAAGCCCTGAAGCGCACTGTTCGCCAGCTGCAGCACTACCGCCGCATGGGCATAACGACCTTTGCCGAGGCAGCGCAGTACGACAAAGAGGCCGCCGAACGCACCAAGCGCCAGCTAGAGGCCACCGAAGGCAGCATCTCTGCGCTGAATACCCTCGGCACCGGGCAcggccgtgcacggcaccGCGAGCGGGGTGTGTCGACGATGGAAGAAGCGCACGCCAAAGACGATGCATTTTCCTTTGCCTCTGCGC encodes:
- the lsb6 gene encoding 1-phosphatidylinositol 4-kinase (EggNog:ENOG503NW8X; COG:T) codes for the protein MESTPLVQRRGDARTRNLHAVSPEYVISVFEPIEGHGGSSETDEIDAVDDVSFYDMVDNVRATIADGVQPRMISLGSSGSYVVWTREESGMQIAGVFKPMDEEPYGNLNPKRIFLRKYLWWAMGRPCLIPNFSYLSEVGASYLNDRLGLTLVPTTRLVGFSSPSFHYLYSDKKRWERNHIPLPVKIGSLQRFLDGYVNASEFLQKHSLPGRPRDLLVDDLEAENRAHRLSRRKERARLRMCFIGLKRLLLCRYGRGPYGSSHVADQGSAVHTDAHTAYPTTKPMSRSQTTETFVWTERRWNDFRHELEKLVILDFLMRNTDRGLDNFMIYVNEHPRPGESSITIGAIDNSLAFPHRHPHGLRDYPYGWLFLPTSIIGLPFSDETRRLFLPKLCSPAWWQKTTEGLARIFSQDAHFHLRTFERQMEVMRGQGHTIVQCLQNKEDGPMQLCAYPKRLVRQSVHMLTPSELRLHSAAELAPASSAHTVDATQGLEAMDMKHGASMDSDLSQEMHAPHSLSTEHLGRSPESEPRAIDVVERISALADRVAKSALEDTQKRRIQPQRERPLTGYGAVHIASQSMHTPNHPSSVPQGSMPVLVEHLVPDTHSTWST
- a CDS encoding uncharacterized protein (EggNog:ENOG503NYZ9; COG:S), whose amino-acid sequence is MLRWTPVLVRASVSWRHYSTAAAPHTDIEELLQRLGAHSKQSNAFGTLRDCVRLKQCLQAPNVEQALTKRVRDAVHDALLRVFASQGMLPESLAVLDDIAMCGEKVGLSAYNWALQAAAVAGNVPEMLAIVKKMAHEFSTPTHTILSPAAQASFTPTTYTRLLQYCAATKNSEYALLLVSTAFHAGMSLEHEAQKHVLQCMYETQQPALAYDLALRFEASPISPPKSLWMEVLRIAAELDYAPALPDAWSRCMRADIIPDEGLVLYILLTAARAGQGKFANSVLDAIPRLFPGTRVKEWHFVPVLDAFCRTHAFADAVSVLGRMQRQGVSVGTKAAAKLTTHSAADEQALLKAEQALLAHDTIPVAALNAILYAAAELAALPVALRIWDALVCTERATPDVDTHNALLLCCIPAHDVRTGEHVWTSLHTRQLEPSPSTYERMARLYLTQPDYERAFALLEEVKQRGHIPSRRTYASMVWTCIQREDDRWRGLLAEMQEAQYDPGDRLREAIALQETST
- a CDS encoding uncharacterized protein (EggNog:ENOG503P99B; COG:S; TransMembrane:2 (o24-45i57-81o)) produces the protein MTRLTRQNEFLTYLPLTPVVPLSMMPHIAIGCLGIAFLLTFYYTTLPRTKMTVMEPLVALAASALAGVGVVALFNAVGVYAEMVHLDLAPPAPPTTYEELARELDSIPRYPVYPGVLSADAMRQAQARCAMVKKRQTDMAARMCPNDHSDIDAAWERRRSNLHTRNVSPGALDTSVPPAFHFDTYDQLPLYAQAVPIQDQNALENVPIATYPIPNNDVREMVVQISVYSRRHVALTRKTRGLSSVMPDTLGQPLTDDIDDGLVLSQKIECSTDQTLEALANAIVCRNREIPERVGWEGDVEAIKQGDAPIQIQGHWTGAHEISSIGATIQYPLYTGAMLQTDTCMLLDGFLYGKLDPALHGSYVRALLDKQDAGVHLFPYPVVYGNTLSNVRIRDLPHIVFGQPHWMLHMGDCEHIFTMDWVRRMQPKEPIFSYTTYLQRWAQTPLARQYFSPKKLVVRNEKGALPCEICGGMREAAVAVLGGDAVQIVHGERTRLDGTAQMVTLCCEPCFRAATGTDLSFPYGGENGARSDAPWTIMPLLHSKRVE
- a CDS encoding protein S-acyltransferase (EggNog:ENOG503P2ZM; TransMembrane:3 (i7-29o254-274i295-320o); COG:I) is translated as MLEPRAALLCLLVSAGSFYIITMMIWSYYMACKVPPGTTLEGLSGVYHERRYGPGSGYWWREKREQVAHAAYRHSGVSDEYESNDAETSLPLVHPHDFTPHYSIHERIKARLKTSPPPPPVGMDLTVHFRFCKKCKTIPLTEAVLCLPPELRQSEKYNRRSQLLCAQRDIAATPELAYNEAQLYPDIAPELFNDADDEGEKEVRAWLGNDADNAVLAPKPERAHHCNTCNACILKYDHHCPWINQCVGLGNERYFILFMLWFSVGAGFMGIAGWPIARAAVSRKIAWDFAYAPRLVFLLIYVKAAVMSVVVFILASWHVWLVAHGQTSVESQDNAQYRKIAKERNETFANVYDLGRIRNLQLFFNVGPGMMYKYYTLFLPMHVRPYSDGWHWAKHAGMHGRHTGIKVEEEFTDDEDA
- a CDS encoding uncharacterized protein (EggNog:ENOG503NXDP; COG:E; COG:G; COG:P; TransMembrane:11 (i36-59o98-118i125-143o149-170i182-202o222-240i278-297o317-339i346-364o370-393i447-469o)); the protein is MGMNRVFKKDPTHGLFRIPTKEERIKLRAGAPLNPLKVLCIPGLMEWLWFLGGLFAWIMDAYDFFSVSMSVTKLVTTFFPTIRDGTPEYDDKVKQVNYSIMLTLLFRPLGAVIFGILADRLGRRWILSVNLLIVAALSIGTAYCEQYGSFLGVRCIFGIGMGGIWGMATATALENMKPAARGLFSGILQQGYAMGYLIAAGVNLGWANKTMYQGEEGNWRVLFYLGAGLSLAAAIVRALLPESPIFIEQQRLRKLQPVAKNPALHFLKELGQMLKKEWMMCIYAVLLMTGFNFFSHSSQDLYPTMLQKAKLLTADQSSTATIISNCGAITGGLIAGYVSQYTGRRIAMIIFIIIGGAMVPAWILPDSFGGLAAGGFFVQVGVQGAWGVIPVYLTEISPAAFRATFPGVAYQLGNMASSASSTIETTGGNNIRIPDPKHPGETIADTATVSAILLGCVAGYLLILVVFGVESDREIKVCDDDPHAKSANEVLLRREMNDIEAAANGPNPELAYVNDKELYEHVNGVPISDTKKEIA
- a CDS encoding uncharacterized protein (COG:U; EggNog:ENOG503NZ4I) → MVGPAWDYILKFIIIGDTSVGKSSLLVRLTEDRFLVDSDTTIGIEFGSHIVELGSGERLKLQIWDTAGSEQFRSVPGCLIVFDVTERATFEHIPVWLRDVREQAQENVSIALVGNMTDCATDERAVSLAEAMGFANEHGCVRATADSRLLYRETSAKTGEVRAAAI